From a region of the Calliphora vicina chromosome 4, idCalVici1.1, whole genome shotgun sequence genome:
- the LOC135958080 gene encoding uncharacterized protein LOC135958080: MGDLFDQLKTEGPLKKSHLSPAKSITPSKNKYTKSVQQFNEKHKSKSGSIRRESMPSPITVSSVVKKSKSHKARSLSPPKYGANNVMKSLKVKLERKKLEEFLTRPLEEHANNIRTKQAKVKDANKQPKMTPTKAQQKLFEPPVRQKKTKAQMLKEFNIKPCKVRIHRDNLKKLSKEFKKKSAAQKECKNKATKRPASDGFTGSPPHKKGKLSAVDLKNKTKTSFFIKLNTSPSSKLEKKLKNISRTSSSSSVAQHNKIKNSKFNTITTPTKFSRSHLIRSFGKRFFNVQVKIERCTHPLLLTFESNERARRLQAKRNNKSKNLSVSFREQVEIFGGSSDSDDSCDEDFCATNNRNSRKGSSNNSITVPATPVVMPARLKKVENGKVVDDIELDPSLFLDPKVLVSSTPFSPGRKKREHKSFSPLKDESSPSPRKEQLKLANERIPPSGLRRLNIDEEDDDDDDCEYIVPIEMPQRRTSRTSSNTTLDGLGSTALGLAESATNFAGIFDDDANTNDNIDLTEETTTNINKQKTGGSKSIITAAINLENGSDDSFQSARDNVVENNAADNQLPALRLLSSSPLHFEQDDTNNEFEQLQQQQTNGNGCNNESSKHMNTINTMEDISMNLFLEDSQTNEDDTHAKSFVDSLINETIDKLSKDLDEGATD, translated from the exons ATGGGTGATTTATTTGATCAACTGAAGACGGAGGGTCCCTTGAAGAAGTCACACTTATCACCCGCTAAAAGTATTACGCCttcgaaaaataaatatacCAAAAGTGTGcaacaatttaatgaaaaacacaAATCAAAGTCGGGTAGCATACGCCGCGAATCCATGCCTTCACCCATTACCGTTAGTAGTGtggtaaaaaaatcaaagaGTCACAAGGCCCGCAGCTTATCTCCCCCCAAGTATGGTGCAAATAATGTTATGAAATCGTTAAAAGTTAAATTGGAACGTAAAAAATTAGAAGAGTTTCTTACCCGCCCTCTTGAAGAACATGCCAACAATATACGAACAAAACAAGCTAAAGTTAAAGATGCTAATAAGCAGCCGAAAATGACACCAACAAAAGCACAACAAAAACTCTTTGAACCGCCGGTGCGTCAAAAGAAAACCAAGGCGCAAATGCTTAAAGAATTCAATATCAAGCCCTGTAAAGTGCGAATACATAGAGATAATCTAAAAAAACTatctaaagaatttaaaaagaaaagtgCAGCCCAGAAGGAATGCAAAAATAAAGCCACTAAAAGACCAGCTTCGGACGGGTTTACTGGATCGCCGCCGCATAAAAAGGGCAAACTGTCTGCGGTggatttgaaaaacaaaactaaaaccaGTTTCTTCATTAAACTCAACACATCGCCAAGCAGTAAATTagaaaagaaattaaagaaTATTTCAAGAACATCATCCTCCTCTTCGGTGGCTCagcataataaaataaaaaattctaaattcaaTACTATCACTACGCCCACCAAATTCTCTCGCTCCCATTTGATACGCTCGTTTGGCAAGCGTTTCTTTAATGTTCAGGTGAAAATTGAACGTTGCACCCATCCTCTTTTGCTAACCTTTGAGTCAAATGAACGCGCCAGACGCCTACAGGCCAAACGCAACaacaaatcaaaaaatctaTCGGTATCATTTCGTGAACAGGTCGAAATCTTTGGCGGCAGTTCCGATTCAGATGATAGTTGTGATGAGGATTTTTGCGCTACGAACAATCGCAATAGTCGTAAAGGTAGTTCCAACAATTCAATTACCGTACCAGCGACACCCGTTGTTATGCCGGCCCgtttgaaaaaagtcgaaaatggCAAAGTGGTCGATGACATCGAGTTGGATCCTTCATTGTTTTTGGATCCGAAAGTCTTGGTATCCAGCACACCATTTTCACCCGGACGCAAGAAACGTGAACATAAATCATTCAGTCCCCTGAAGGATGAGAGTTCGCCAAGCCCTCGCAAGGAACAATTGAAGTTGGCAAACGAACGAATACCACCAAGTGGTCTGAGACGTTTAAACATCGACGAGGAggacgacgatgatgatgattgtGAATATATAG TACCTATCGAAATGCCACAACGGCGTACTTCACGTACCAGCTCCAATACAACACTTGACGGTTTGGGTTCAACAGCTCTAGGCCTAGCAGAATCGGCTACAAATTTTGCCGGGATTTTTGATGATGATGCCAACACAAATGATAACATTGATTTGACCGAGGAAACCACAACaaatattaacaaacaaaaaaccggCGGATCAAAATCAATCATAACAGCAGCAATAAATCTCGAAAACGGTTCCGACGATAGTTTTCAATCTGCAAGAGATAATGTCGTGGAAAATAATGCAGCAGACAATCAATTACCTGCATTGCGTCTTCTATCGTCATCGCCGTTACATTTCGAACAGGATGATACAAACAATGAATTTGAACAATTGCAACAGCAGCAGACAAATGGCAATGGTTGCAATAATGAAAGCAGCAAACATATGAATACCATAAACACTATGGAGGATATTTCaatgaatttgtttttggaag ATTCTCAGACTAATGAGGACGATACACATGCAAAGTCTTTTGTTGATAGTTTAATTAATGAAACTATTGACAAACTATCTAAGGATCTTGACGAGGGAGCAACTGATTAA